The following proteins are co-located in the Dyadobacter chenwenxiniae genome:
- a CDS encoding zinc-binding alcohol dehydrogenase family protein: MEVLVCTTPGEFAYQQAEKPALTPGNTIIKIKRIGICGTDLHAFEGTQPFFNYPRILGHELAGEIVETDGAPEFSVGEAVTFIPYFNCGKCVACRNNKPNCCTSIRVSGVHIDGGMSEYLSVPSYSLVHGNGLSFDELALVEMLSIGAHGIRRANVEQNEMVLVVGAGPIGLGTMEFARIAGANVIALDINDARLAFCREKLGVAHTINALTDNVLEKLNEITNGDMPTVIVDATGNLRAINTAFSYLAHGGRYVLVGLQKGEISFSHPEFHKREATLMSSRNATRADFEHVIGSMKNGLIDPTTYITHRVTFGQVKDEFEGWLDPANGVIKAMVSVS; the protein is encoded by the coding sequence ATGGAAGTTTTGGTTTGTACAACACCCGGGGAATTTGCTTATCAGCAAGCTGAGAAACCAGCATTAACCCCAGGGAATACGATTATAAAAATTAAAAGGATCGGCATTTGCGGGACGGATCTGCATGCATTTGAAGGAACGCAGCCTTTCTTCAACTATCCGCGCATTCTCGGTCACGAACTGGCTGGCGAGATCGTTGAAACCGACGGCGCACCGGAATTCTCCGTTGGTGAAGCGGTCACTTTTATTCCTTATTTCAATTGCGGAAAATGCGTCGCCTGCCGGAACAACAAGCCCAATTGCTGCACAAGTATCCGTGTTTCCGGCGTACATATCGACGGCGGAATGTCGGAATATCTGTCGGTTCCCTCCTACTCGCTGGTGCATGGGAATGGTTTGAGTTTTGACGAACTGGCACTTGTGGAAATGCTCTCAATCGGCGCGCACGGCATCAGGCGGGCAAATGTGGAGCAAAATGAAATGGTGCTAGTCGTTGGCGCCGGGCCGATTGGACTGGGAACCATGGAATTTGCACGCATTGCCGGAGCAAATGTTATCGCGCTCGACATTAATGATGCCCGGTTAGCATTCTGCCGCGAAAAATTGGGCGTCGCCCACACAATCAACGCATTGACTGACAATGTTTTGGAAAAATTGAATGAGATTACAAATGGCGATATGCCGACCGTAATTGTGGATGCAACCGGTAATCTGCGCGCCATCAACACCGCATTCAGTTATCTGGCGCATGGTGGAAGATATGTGCTGGTGGGCTTGCAAAAGGGCGAGATCAGTTTCAGCCACCCGGAATTTCACAAGCGTGAAGCCACATTAATGAGCAGCCGCAATGCAACCCGCGCTGATTTTGAGCATGTGATCGGCAGCATGAAAAACGGGCTTATTGATCCGACCACTTACATCACACACCGCGTGACTTTCGGTCAGGTTAAGGATGAATTTGAAGGCTGGCTCGACCCCGCGAACGGCGTAATTAAGGCAATGGTTTCTGTCAGTTGA
- a CDS encoding ABC transporter permease gives MRTLRFLLRKEFRQIFRDKAIVAMIFLMPVIQLVIMPMAADYEVRNVNLSVVDNDKSTYSQKLISKVIASGYFKLQGYNSSFKEAFRLIESDKADLILEIPHGFERNLIREDKQKLFVAVNAINGTKANLGGAYLSNIIGNFNADIRMQLVQQPRFSSFPVINVVASNWFNPVLNYKVFIVPGILAILVTMIGGFLAALNIVKEKEVGTIEQINVTPIKKHIFILGKLIPFWILAMIVFTIGLILARLVYGIIPVGSLMVLYAFIAIYLLSVLGFGLLVSTFCDTQQQAMFIMFFFMMLFILLGGLFTSIDSMPDWAKLVTRINPVRYMIEVMRMVILKGSGFQDVMQHFGAVSLMALILNGWAILNYKKTN, from the coding sequence ATGAGGACGCTCCGATTTTTACTACGCAAAGAGTTCCGGCAGATTTTCCGGGATAAGGCGATTGTGGCCATGATATTTCTGATGCCTGTTATTCAGCTTGTTATCATGCCGATGGCGGCCGATTATGAGGTCCGCAATGTGAATTTATCGGTGGTGGACAATGATAAATCCACCTATTCGCAAAAGCTGATCTCGAAGGTGATCGCTTCGGGTTACTTCAAATTACAGGGCTATAACAGCTCATTTAAAGAAGCATTTCGATTAATTGAGTCCGATAAGGCCGATTTGATCCTGGAAATCCCGCATGGTTTCGAACGCAACCTGATCAGGGAGGACAAGCAAAAATTGTTTGTTGCCGTGAATGCGATCAATGGCACGAAGGCCAATCTGGGCGGCGCTTATTTGAGCAACATTATCGGGAATTTTAATGCGGACATTCGTATGCAACTGGTTCAGCAACCCAGATTCAGCTCATTTCCCGTGATCAATGTGGTCGCTTCCAACTGGTTTAATCCGGTTTTGAATTACAAAGTTTTCATTGTCCCGGGCATTCTGGCCATCCTGGTGACTATGATCGGTGGATTCCTCGCGGCGCTGAACATTGTGAAGGAAAAGGAGGTCGGGACGATTGAACAAATCAATGTTACGCCCATCAAAAAGCATATTTTTATTCTTGGAAAGCTGATTCCGTTCTGGATTCTGGCGATGATCGTTTTCACGATCGGGCTGATTTTAGCGCGCTTGGTTTACGGCATTATTCCCGTTGGCAGCCTGATGGTGTTATATGCTTTTATCGCTATTTATCTGCTTTCCGTGCTTGGTTTCGGGCTGTTGGTCTCCACTTTTTGCGACACGCAGCAACAGGCCATGTTTATTATGTTCTTTTTTATGATGCTTTTTATCCTGCTGGGCGGCTTATTTACGTCCATCGACAGCATGCCGGACTGGGCCAAGCTCGTCACCCGCATCAATCCGGTACGTTATATGATCGAAGTGATGCGGATGGTGATTTTGAAAGGGAGCGGGTTCCAGGATGTCATGCAGCACTTTGGCGCAGTTTCGCTGATGGCATTGATTCTAAACGGCTGGGCAATATTGAATTACAAGAAAACAAACTAA
- a CDS encoding ABC transporter permease produces MKQFIAFVRKEFFHVLRDRRTLLILFGMPIAQILIFGFALTNEVKDSEILVVDYAKDDASQQTISEIGASRYFNIRNAALTHKEILSTFQQGKIKAVVVFPAGFNRDLLHDNQAHIQIITDATDINTANMITNYLTSIIRDYQTKINENFSIPYQIIPETRMLYNPQLKGAHGFVPGVMALVLMLVSVMMTAISIVKEKETGTMEILLVSPFKPVLVIFAKAFPYLILSLINVTAILFLSVFALQLPVKGSLLLLFAESTLFIITCLALGIFISIKTDSQQIAMLISLMGMLLPTMMFSGFLFPIENMPVPLQVVSNIIPSKWYYIIVKSIMIKGLGIAALWKETLILAGMTLFLLTISLKSFKIRLQ; encoded by the coding sequence ATGAAACAGTTTATCGCATTTGTCAGAAAAGAATTTTTTCACGTTTTACGCGACAGGAGGACATTACTCATCCTTTTCGGCATGCCTATCGCCCAGATCCTGATCTTTGGTTTTGCATTGACCAATGAGGTGAAAGATTCCGAGATCCTGGTCGTGGATTATGCCAAAGATGACGCCTCGCAACAGACCATTTCCGAGATCGGGGCAAGCCGTTATTTTAACATCCGCAATGCTGCATTGACGCATAAAGAGATTTTATCAACTTTTCAGCAGGGTAAGATCAAGGCCGTGGTAGTCTTTCCGGCAGGGTTTAATCGCGACCTTTTGCATGATAATCAGGCTCATATACAAATCATTACGGATGCGACGGACATTAACACGGCTAATATGATCACCAATTATCTGACCTCGATTATCAGGGATTACCAAACCAAGATCAACGAAAATTTCTCAATTCCGTATCAGATCATTCCCGAAACGCGCATGCTTTATAACCCGCAGCTCAAAGGCGCGCATGGTTTTGTTCCGGGCGTAATGGCGCTTGTGTTAATGCTGGTTTCGGTGATGATGACGGCCATTTCCATTGTGAAAGAAAAGGAGACGGGAACCATGGAAATCCTGCTCGTTTCACCATTTAAGCCGGTTCTGGTCATTTTCGCCAAAGCGTTTCCTTATTTGATATTGTCGTTGATTAATGTAACGGCTATCCTTTTTTTGAGCGTTTTTGCGTTGCAACTTCCCGTAAAAGGAAGCTTGCTGTTGCTGTTTGCGGAAAGCACTTTGTTCATTATCACTTGTCTGGCACTGGGGATTTTCATTTCGATCAAAACGGATTCACAGCAAATCGCCATGCTGATTTCCTTAATGGGCATGCTGTTGCCGACCATGATGTTCAGCGGTTTTTTGTTCCCGATTGAAAATATGCCGGTTCCTTTGCAGGTCGTTTCCAACATTATTCCTTCCAAATGGTATTACATTATTGTCAAATCCATCATGATCAAAGGATTAGGCATAGCCGCGCTGTGGAAAGAAACGTTAATTCTGGCTGGTATGACGCTGTTTTTGCTGACAATCAGTTTAAAAAGTTTTAAAATCCGTTTGCAATGA
- a CDS encoding ABC transporter ATP-binding protein, which translates to MEEKVIVCEKLTKRFGDFVATNQISLEVNKGEIFGFLGANGAGKTTAMRMLCGLSAPTSGSATIAGYDVYTETEKIKRNIGYMSQKFSLYENLTVLENVEFFGGIYGLTDQEIKTKTEELVSKLGLKSEMKKLVGSLPLGWKQKLSFSVAVLHQPKIVFLDEPTGGVDPVTRRQFWDLIYEAADRGITIFVTTHYMDEAEYCNRISIMVDGKIEVLDTPANLKKQFDASSMDEVFYQLARSAKRADS; encoded by the coding sequence ATGGAAGAAAAAGTCATTGTTTGTGAAAAGCTGACGAAGCGTTTTGGTGATTTTGTTGCTACGAATCAAATTTCTTTAGAGGTAAATAAAGGAGAAATATTCGGCTTTCTGGGCGCGAATGGCGCAGGCAAAACCACTGCTATGCGCATGCTTTGCGGCCTTTCCGCGCCTACTTCCGGCTCAGCGACGATTGCGGGCTACGATGTTTACACCGAAACCGAAAAGATCAAACGGAACATTGGCTACATGAGCCAGAAATTTTCACTTTATGAAAACCTGACCGTGCTGGAAAACGTGGAGTTTTTTGGTGGCATTTACGGGTTGACCGATCAGGAAATCAAAACAAAAACGGAAGAACTGGTGAGCAAACTGGGGTTGAAAAGCGAAATGAAAAAGCTCGTTGGTTCGCTGCCTTTGGGCTGGAAACAGAAATTGTCCTTTTCGGTTGCCGTTTTGCACCAACCCAAAATCGTTTTCCTGGACGAGCCCACGGGAGGCGTTGATCCGGTTACGAGGCGCCAGTTTTGGGACCTGATCTATGAAGCTGCCGATCGTGGCATTACAATTTTTGTGACAACACATTACATGGATGAAGCCGAATATTGCAATCGTATATCCATCATGGTGGACGGTAAAATCGAAGTTTTGGACACACCCGCCAATCTGAAAAAGCAATTTGATGCGAGTTCAATGGACGAGGTGTTTTATCAACTGGCCAGAAGCGCAAAAAGAGCCGATTCATGA
- a CDS encoding ABC transporter ATP-binding protein — protein sequence MEAVIVKNISKTYSTEKALAVDNVSFSVSKGELFGLIGPDGAGKTSIFRMLTTLLLPDEGSASVDGFDIVKDFKQIRSAVGYMPGKFSLYQDLTIEENLNFFATVFGTTVEENYHLIKDIYIQIEPFKKRRAGKLSGGMKQKLALCCALIHKPATLFLDEPTTGVDPVSRREFWEMLRRLKEQGITIIVSTPYMDEAALCDRVALIQSGKILSIDTPENVTKAYPTKLYAIKANEMYRLLKSLDNYPDRLNSYAFGEYAHATFSNKTLDEAHLKRFLADQGLSGIEIKSIPATIEDSFIKLLN from the coding sequence ATGGAGGCGGTTATTGTAAAAAATATTAGTAAAACTTACAGCACCGAGAAAGCATTGGCCGTAGACAATGTTTCCTTTTCGGTAAGTAAAGGCGAGCTTTTTGGGCTGATCGGGCCGGATGGGGCAGGGAAAACGAGCATTTTCAGGATGCTGACCACATTGCTTTTGCCGGATGAAGGTTCTGCAAGCGTGGACGGTTTTGACATTGTGAAGGATTTTAAACAAATCAGGAGTGCTGTGGGCTATATGCCTGGAAAATTCTCGCTCTACCAGGATCTTACCATTGAAGAAAACCTGAATTTTTTCGCTACGGTTTTCGGCACAACGGTTGAGGAAAATTATCATTTGATCAAAGATATTTATATTCAGATTGAGCCATTTAAGAAGCGCCGCGCGGGAAAATTGTCGGGCGGAATGAAGCAAAAACTAGCGCTATGCTGTGCGTTAATTCACAAGCCTGCAACATTGTTTCTTGATGAGCCAACGACCGGCGTTGACCCGGTTTCGCGGAGAGAATTCTGGGAAATGTTGCGGAGACTGAAAGAACAGGGCATAACAATCATTGTCTCAACGCCTTACATGGACGAAGCCGCCCTCTGCGACCGGGTCGCATTGATCCAAAGCGGTAAAATTTTATCCATTGACACGCCGGAGAATGTTACAAAGGCTTATCCTACAAAGCTTTACGCCATTAAGGCCAATGAAATGTATCGCCTGCTAAAAAGTCTGGATAACTACCCGGACAGGCTAAACAGTTATGCTTTTGGAGAGTATGCGCATGCTACTTTCAGTAATAAGACGTTGGACGAAGCGCATTTGAAGCGATTTCTCGCAGATCAGGGACTTTCGGGAATTGAGATCAAAAGCATTCCTGCGACCATTGAGGACTCTTTTATCAAATTATTAAATTAA
- a CDS encoding HlyD family secretion protein, which produces MRTIGFILMIAMVFAGCKGEENVYDASGTFEAVETIVSAEATGRIIEFKLEEGQLLKAGKHVGYIDSLPLYLKKKQLEAQIKATGSKLPDIVAQTNVYKQQRAVSQVRLDNLLHEQKRIQNLLKADAATPKQLDDINAQISELQKQLEVISRQDAAQASVLKTQTSGLKADVVPLYVQIEQVNDQLAKTKIVNEVNGTVLSKYAEESEMAVTGKPLYKIADLSTIILRAYVTGDQLTSVKLNQTVKVLVDDIEGKYRELPGSIEWISDKAEFTPKTIQTKDERANLVYAVKIRLKNDGFLKIGMYGEVIL; this is translated from the coding sequence ATGAGGACAATCGGGTTTATTTTAATGATAGCCATGGTTTTTGCAGGCTGTAAAGGTGAGGAAAATGTATACGATGCTTCGGGAACATTCGAAGCGGTTGAAACGATCGTTTCGGCGGAAGCAACCGGCCGGATCATAGAGTTCAAGCTGGAAGAGGGACAATTGCTGAAAGCGGGTAAACATGTCGGTTACATAGACAGTCTGCCCCTTTACTTAAAGAAAAAGCAGCTTGAAGCGCAAATTAAGGCAACAGGCAGTAAGCTGCCGGACATTGTGGCGCAAACCAATGTCTATAAACAGCAACGGGCTGTTTCTCAGGTGAGACTGGATAATTTGCTGCACGAACAAAAGCGAATCCAAAACCTGCTCAAAGCCGATGCGGCCACGCCAAAACAACTGGATGACATTAATGCGCAGATTAGTGAACTGCAAAAGCAGTTGGAAGTAATCAGTCGTCAGGACGCTGCGCAAGCATCGGTGCTTAAAACGCAGACGTCCGGGTTAAAGGCGGACGTGGTGCCATTATATGTTCAGATTGAGCAGGTTAATGATCAGCTGGCCAAAACCAAAATCGTAAATGAAGTGAACGGAACGGTGCTTTCCAAATATGCGGAGGAAAGTGAAATGGCAGTTACAGGCAAGCCGCTTTACAAAATTGCAGACCTGTCAACGATTATTTTACGGGCCTATGTAACTGGCGATCAGCTGACAAGTGTAAAGCTAAACCAAACGGTAAAAGTGCTGGTGGACGATATAGAAGGCAAATACAGAGAGTTGCCCGGTTCAATCGAATGGATCAGCGACAAAGCGGAATTTACTCCGAAAACCATTCAGACGAAGGATGAACGCGCCAATCTGGTCTATGCGGTTAAGATCAGATTAAAGAATGATGGCTTTTTGAAAATCGGGATGTATGGCGAAGTAATTCTTTGA
- a CDS encoding TolC family protein, whose protein sequence is MINRFKFSLVCALAWIAILSVQAQDKVLRLQESYALARQNHPLIKQHELIRKTAQFSVENAAKGHLPQVAILGQATYQSAVTEFRLPIAIPGVEFPSISKDQYKVYGEVNQTIYDGGAVRTQIALHKQNAVVESEKLEVELYKLNERINQIFFGILMLDEQLKQNALLKADIELGIKKIQAFIGNGTAFKSSGDALKAEWLKTLQRATELAANRKAFLGMLGLLVGQDLSESTILEKPATISLAGDISRPELRLFDYQRQCLDIQDQLLKVRNRPKLNFFFQGGYGRPALNILNNGFDLYYITGIRLSWSISGIYTLKNDRALIASNREAIQLQQAVFSYNTNLSLKQQNADLIKLQKLLESDNEIIALRESVKTTAAAQLENGVINTSDYLREVSAEDQARVNRILHEIQLLMSIYNVRTTLGQRIDQ, encoded by the coding sequence ATGATTAACAGATTCAAATTCTCGCTTGTGTGTGCGCTTGCCTGGATAGCTATACTAAGCGTGCAGGCGCAGGATAAAGTGCTGCGCCTGCAGGAGTCGTATGCACTCGCCAGACAGAATCATCCTTTGATAAAGCAGCATGAACTGATCCGCAAAACAGCGCAATTTTCAGTTGAGAACGCAGCAAAAGGTCATTTGCCGCAGGTTGCGATTCTTGGGCAGGCGACTTACCAATCTGCTGTCACCGAATTCAGGCTTCCCATAGCGATTCCAGGAGTAGAGTTTCCGAGCATTAGTAAGGATCAATATAAGGTTTATGGAGAGGTTAATCAGACAATTTACGACGGCGGCGCAGTTCGAACGCAAATCGCGCTGCATAAACAGAATGCCGTTGTAGAGTCAGAAAAGCTTGAAGTAGAGCTCTATAAACTAAATGAACGCATAAACCAGATCTTTTTCGGCATTCTAATGCTGGACGAACAGCTGAAACAGAACGCACTTTTAAAGGCCGACATTGAGCTGGGAATCAAGAAAATACAAGCCTTTATCGGCAACGGAACGGCATTCAAAAGCAGTGGAGACGCTCTGAAAGCCGAATGGCTCAAAACGTTGCAACGCGCAACCGAACTTGCAGCAAACCGGAAAGCCTTTCTCGGTATGCTAGGCTTGCTCGTAGGCCAGGATCTCTCGGAATCAACGATTTTGGAAAAGCCGGCAACCATTTCGCTGGCAGGCGACATTAGCCGGCCTGAGTTGAGACTTTTCGATTACCAGCGCCAATGCCTTGACATTCAGGATCAGTTGCTTAAAGTGCGCAACCGTCCCAAGCTGAATTTTTTCTTTCAGGGAGGTTACGGGCGGCCCGCGCTCAACATTCTCAACAATGGATTTGACCTTTATTACATTACGGGTATCCGGTTAAGCTGGTCTATTTCAGGAATATATACATTAAAAAACGACCGTGCGCTGATCGCCAGTAACCGGGAGGCCATTCAATTACAGCAAGCGGTTTTTTCGTACAATACAAACCTGAGCTTGAAACAGCAAAATGCAGATTTGATCAAACTTCAAAAGCTGCTTGAATCTGATAATGAGATCATTGCATTACGCGAAAGTGTCAAAACGACGGCGGCTGCGCAATTGGAAAACGGTGTGATTAACACCAGCGATTATCTGAGGGAAGTCAGTGCAGAAGATCAGGCCAGGGTGAACCGCATTCTGCATGAAATACAGCTGTTAATGTCGATTTACAATGTGCGCACAACATTGGGTCAAAGAATTGATCAATAA
- a CDS encoding TetR/AcrR family transcriptional regulator, whose protein sequence is MAKVVKAEMDLSTEEKIKEAASKVFTKKGYGNARTRDIAEEAGINLALLNYYFRSKEKLFEVIMAERIQKLFGILTPILNDSDTTLQEKFVKITESYIDMLNEHPDLPIFVLSELRNDPERFADRIQAKTHLTKSVFVKQLQEKGTEIHPFHFLMNLLGMIIFPFVGKPILQTVTGGEENYPALMEQRKKLIPEWLNMMLAKA, encoded by the coding sequence ATGGCGAAAGTTGTGAAGGCAGAAATGGACCTGTCGACGGAGGAGAAGATCAAGGAAGCTGCCAGTAAAGTTTTTACCAAAAAAGGATACGGCAATGCACGGACCAGGGACATTGCGGAGGAAGCCGGGATTAATCTGGCGCTGCTTAATTACTATTTCCGGAGTAAGGAAAAGCTGTTTGAGGTGATCATGGCAGAGCGGATTCAGAAGCTGTTTGGCATTCTGACGCCCATTCTGAATGACAGCGACACAACATTGCAGGAAAAGTTTGTGAAAATAACGGAAAGCTATATTGATATGCTGAATGAGCATCCGGACCTGCCGATTTTCGTTTTGAGTGAATTAAGGAATGATCCGGAGCGATTTGCGGACCGGATACAAGCTAAAACGCATTTAACAAAATCAGTTTTTGTGAAGCAGTTGCAAGAGAAAGGCACGGAGATTCATCCCTTCCACTTCCTGATGAACTTGCTGGGAATGATCATTTTCCCCTTTGTAGGCAAGCCAATTCTACAGACTGTGACCGGCGGTGAAGAAAATTACCCCGCACTGATGGAGCAGCGTAAGAAGCTGATCCCGGAATGGCTTAATATGATGCTGGCAAAGGCGTAA
- the lepA gene encoding translation elongation factor 4: MKKIRNFCIIAHIDHGKSTLADRLLEFTNTVSKREMQAQLLDNMDLERERGITIKSHAIQMTYPYKGEEYTFNLIDTPGHVDFSYEVSRSIAACEGALLLVDASQGTEAQTISNLYLAINHDLVIIPVLNKIDLPGAMPEEIKDEMVDLLGCERDDIIPASGKEGIGIEAILNAIVERIPAPVGDPKAPLQALIFDSVFNSYRGIEVIFRVKNGTIRKGDRVKFMATGKEYIADEIGTLGLQQIPKQVVECGDVGYLISGIKVAKEVKVGDTFTHIDRPASEGIVGFSEVKPMVFAGIYPVDTSEFEELREAMEKLQLNDAALVWEPETSAALGFGFRCGFLGMLHMEIVQERLEREFDMTVITTVPSVQFRVTNTKNQLVNISAPSEMPEPNHILSIEEPYINAQIITKSDYIGAILNLCMDKRGILKNQVYLTSERVELQFLIPLAEVVFDFFDKLKTISRGYASLDYELAGYQESDMVKLDVMLNGEPVDALSAIVHRSKSYEWGKKLCEKLRELIPRQMFEIAIQAAIGQKIIARETVKAMRKDVLAKCYGGDISRKRKLLEKQKKGKKRMRQVGNVEIPQEAFMAVLKIN; the protein is encoded by the coding sequence ATGAAGAAAATCCGTAATTTTTGCATTATTGCCCATATTGACCACGGGAAAAGCACACTGGCAGATCGTTTGCTGGAATTTACAAATACTGTAAGCAAGCGAGAAATGCAGGCGCAGTTACTTGATAACATGGACCTGGAACGCGAACGCGGTATCACGATCAAGAGCCACGCTATCCAGATGACTTATCCTTACAAGGGAGAAGAATATACTTTTAATCTCATCGACACCCCGGGCCACGTAGACTTTTCTTATGAAGTTTCCCGTTCCATTGCCGCTTGCGAAGGCGCGTTGCTGTTAGTGGACGCTTCTCAGGGAACCGAGGCCCAAACGATCTCCAACCTCTATCTGGCGATCAATCATGACCTGGTTATCATTCCTGTTTTAAATAAAATAGATTTACCAGGCGCAATGCCTGAGGAAATCAAGGATGAAATGGTGGATCTGCTCGGCTGCGAGCGGGACGACATTATTCCGGCAAGTGGAAAAGAAGGAATTGGCATTGAGGCTATTCTGAATGCCATTGTTGAAAGAATTCCGGCACCGGTTGGCGATCCAAAAGCGCCGTTGCAAGCTTTGATCTTTGACTCGGTTTTCAATTCTTACCGCGGGATCGAAGTTATTTTCCGGGTTAAAAACGGGACGATCAGAAAGGGTGACCGCGTTAAGTTTATGGCGACAGGCAAAGAATACATCGCCGACGAAATAGGAACGCTTGGTCTGCAACAAATCCCCAAGCAAGTGGTGGAATGCGGCGACGTGGGTTACCTGATTTCGGGCATAAAAGTGGCCAAGGAGGTAAAGGTAGGCGACACATTTACGCATATTGACAGGCCGGCAAGCGAAGGAATTGTTGGTTTTTCAGAGGTTAAGCCCATGGTTTTTGCCGGGATTTATCCGGTAGACACGAGCGAATTCGAGGAATTGCGCGAGGCAATGGAAAAACTGCAATTGAATGATGCTGCGCTCGTTTGGGAGCCGGAAACATCTGCTGCATTAGGTTTTGGTTTCCGTTGCGGATTCCTCGGGATGCTGCATATGGAAATCGTTCAGGAACGTCTGGAACGTGAATTTGACATGACTGTCATCACGACGGTTCCTTCGGTACAGTTCCGCGTTACGAACACGAAGAACCAGTTAGTAAATATCAGCGCACCTTCGGAAATGCCTGAGCCTAACCACATTCTCTCCATTGAGGAACCTTACATTAACGCACAAATTATCACGAAGTCCGATTACATCGGCGCGATTCTGAATTTGTGTATGGATAAGCGCGGTATTCTGAAAAACCAGGTTTACCTAACCTCGGAACGTGTTGAGCTTCAATTCCTTATTCCGCTCGCCGAGGTTGTTTTTGATTTCTTTGATAAACTCAAAACAATATCCCGGGGATATGCGTCTCTGGACTATGAACTGGCTGGTTACCAGGAATCGGATATGGTGAAACTGGACGTCATGTTGAATGGTGAACCGGTTGATGCGCTTTCGGCTATCGTTCACAGATCAAAATCTTATGAATGGGGTAAAAAACTTTGTGAAAAACTGAGAGAACTGATCCCGCGTCAGATGTTTGAAATCGCCATTCAGGCGGCAATTGGTCAGAAGATCATTGCGCGTGAAACTGTGAAAGCAATGCGGAAAGACGTTTTGGCGAAATGTTATGGCGGTGATATTTCCCGGAAAAGGAAGCTTTTGGAAAAGCAGAAAAAGGGTAAAAAACGCATGCGCCAGGTTGGTAACGTGGAAATCCCGCAAGAGGCATTTATGGCTGTATTGAAAATCAATTGA